In Caulobacter segnis ATCC 21756, the sequence ACACTATGCGGCCTCCCGCGTCGCCACGAGCGATCGGCCTGGCCTCACGCGGATCAAGGTGACGCTCCTGGGTTTGGCGCAGATCGCGGTGCACGCCGGCCTGTACCTGACTTCCGGCGAATGGCTGGCGGGCGATCGCTTCGATAACCGCATCGGCATGGCCAAGGGCCTGGGCAAGCTCTCCTATCGCGCGCCGATTGGCTTCATCGACGAGAAGGCCGCATGACGGACCTCTCGATCGTCATTTGCACCTATGATCGACCGGTCTCGCTCGAGGCGACCCTGAGATCGTGTCTTGAACAGACCAATGCGCTGGGCCTGTCGATCGAGATCGTCGTTGTCGACAATCACCCTAGCGGCAGCGCGCGGTCGGTCGTCGAGACGCTGTCGCGCGAGGCTCGCTGGCCGCTGCGCTACGTCACCGAGCTGACGCGCAACATGTCGACGCTGCGCAATCGCGGTTTCGCGGAGGCGCGGGGGCGTCTGGCCGCCTTGATCGACGATGACGAGGTCGCGTCGCCCGATTGGCTGGACCAACTGGTGGGGGCCTTACGTACGGCCGACGCCGACATGGCCGTTGGGCCGCGCCAGGCCGTGTTCGCCGGAGAGCCGCCGGCCTATGATCCGACAGGATCGCAGTTCGTCAGGATTTTCGACCTTCCCGACGGCGCGATCATTCCGCTGACGGAGCCGTCCGGCAAGCCGCGCTACGGCATGGGCACCGGCAACTCGCTCTTCGACCTCTCACGCTGCTTTCCCAACGGCGAGCCGGCGATGCGCGAGGCGTTCGGCGACGCGGGCGGGGAAGACGCCGAGCTCTTCATTCGCCTTTTCCGTCAAGGTCGCAGGATTGTCTGGGCGC encodes:
- a CDS encoding glycosyltransferase family 2 protein; the encoded protein is MTDLSIVICTYDRPVSLEATLRSCLEQTNALGLSIEIVVVDNHPSGSARSVVETLSREARWPLRYVTELTRNMSTLRNRGFAEARGRLAALIDDDEVASPDWLDQLVGALRTADADMAVGPRQAVFAGEPPAYDPTGSQFVRIFDLPDGAIIPLTEPSGKPRYGMGTGNSLFDLSRCFPNGEPAMREAFGDAGGEDAELFIRLFRQGRRIVWAPRAVVTETVAPHRTAVTYRLIRVRREAQHYVSIYLDATPRPRLIWATLMAKGLVQVVVGFVLSAATFEFGSKQRMRGRAMIEHGLGKLLWKRAVGYIAEPSLNRAT